The Carnobacterium sp. 17-4 genome has a window encoding:
- the metG gene encoding methionine--tRNA ligase: MTEKKTFYITTPIYYPSGKLHIGNAYSTIACDVMARYKRMQDFDVFYLTGSDEHGQKIENKAQELNITPQKYVDQMAEGMQKLWELLEISNDKFIRTTDPAHEKVVADIFERFLAQGDIYLDEYEGWYSVPDETFYTETQLVDIERDDQGNIVGGKSPDSGHPVELIKEESYFFRMSKYSDRLLAYYNEHPDFIQPESRKNEMINNFIKPGLEDLAVSRTTFTWGVKVPSNPKHVIYVWIDALANYITALGYGTDDTSLFDKFWPADVHMVGKEIVRFHTIYWPIMLMALDLPLPKKIFGHGWLLMKDGKMSKSKGNVVYPEMLVEQYGLDALRYYLMREVTFGSDGVFTPEDFVSRVNYDLANDLGNLLNRTIAMINKYFDGKVPEYSGNVTEFDTILKETAEKVCVDYQNEMENMQFSSALSHVWVLISRANKYIDETAPWKLAKEEEKTSELASVMVHLAETLRISAILLQPFLTHAPKEIFAQLGVEGEFAGNWSTVQFGSFPENTTVIKKGTPIFPRLDIDVEVAYIKEQMAGAPDQQEQEAEEETKWDPSETVLTSTKEKQIKYDDFDKVELKVAEVIDCQKVEGADKLLKFRLDAGDEGHRQILSGIAEWYPNPEALIGKKVVIVANLKPRKMRGEVSQGMILSAEKDGKLQIIEAPIEAPNGSEVA; this comes from the coding sequence GTGACTGAGAAAAAAACATTTTACATTACAACACCTATTTACTATCCAAGTGGAAAATTGCATATTGGAAATGCCTATTCAACAATTGCGTGTGATGTTATGGCACGGTACAAAAGAATGCAAGACTTTGATGTTTTCTATTTGACCGGTAGCGATGAGCATGGCCAAAAAATTGAAAATAAAGCACAAGAATTAAATATTACGCCTCAAAAATATGTTGATCAAATGGCTGAAGGCATGCAAAAATTATGGGAATTATTAGAAATCAGCAATGATAAATTTATCCGCACAACTGATCCTGCACATGAAAAAGTTGTCGCAGATATTTTTGAACGCTTTTTAGCGCAAGGAGATATTTATCTTGATGAATATGAAGGTTGGTACTCTGTTCCAGATGAAACTTTCTATACCGAAACACAATTAGTGGATATTGAACGTGATGACCAAGGCAACATTGTTGGCGGGAAATCACCAGATAGCGGACATCCAGTAGAGTTGATTAAAGAAGAGTCTTATTTCTTTAGAATGAGTAAATATTCGGATCGTTTATTGGCTTACTACAATGAACATCCAGATTTCATTCAACCTGAATCGCGTAAAAATGAAATGATCAATAATTTTATCAAACCAGGTTTGGAAGATTTAGCTGTTTCACGTACGACATTTACTTGGGGAGTTAAGGTACCAAGCAATCCTAAACACGTTATTTACGTGTGGATCGATGCATTGGCAAATTACATTACGGCACTAGGTTACGGTACAGATGATACGTCATTATTTGATAAATTCTGGCCAGCAGATGTGCATATGGTCGGAAAAGAAATCGTTCGTTTCCATACTATTTATTGGCCAATTATGTTAATGGCACTAGATTTGCCATTGCCTAAAAAAATATTTGGTCACGGCTGGTTGTTAATGAAAGATGGTAAAATGTCTAAATCTAAAGGGAATGTTGTCTATCCAGAAATGCTAGTAGAGCAATATGGACTAGATGCTTTACGTTATTACTTGATGCGTGAAGTAACTTTTGGAAGTGATGGCGTGTTCACTCCAGAAGACTTTGTTTCTCGTGTGAATTATGACTTAGCAAATGACTTAGGGAACTTACTCAATCGTACAATTGCGATGATCAACAAGTATTTCGATGGAAAAGTTCCTGAATATTCAGGGAACGTTACAGAATTCGATACTATTTTAAAAGAAACAGCAGAAAAAGTTTGTGTGGATTACCAAAACGAAATGGAAAATATGCAATTTAGTAGTGCATTAAGTCATGTTTGGGTATTGATTTCACGTGCCAATAAATACATTGATGAAACAGCGCCGTGGAAATTAGCAAAAGAAGAAGAGAAGACAAGCGAGTTAGCGAGTGTTATGGTTCATTTAGCAGAAACACTTCGTATTTCAGCTATTTTATTGCAACCGTTCTTGACTCACGCACCTAAAGAAATCTTTGCTCAATTGGGAGTTGAAGGAGAATTTGCTGGAAACTGGTCAACAGTTCAATTTGGCTCATTCCCTGAAAACACTACAGTAATCAAAAAAGGTACACCTATATTCCCACGTTTAGATATAGATGTAGAAGTTGCTTACATTAAAGAGCAAATGGCAGGTGCTCCTGATCAACAAGAGCAAGAAGCTGAAGAGGAAACGAAATGGGATCCTTCAGAAACTGTGTTAACTTCAACAAAAGAGAAACAAATTAAGTACGACGATTTTGATAAAGTTGAATTAAAAGTCGCTGAAGTTATTGATTGTCAAAAAGTAGAAGGAGCAGATAAGCTCTTGAAATTCCGTCTAGATGCAGGGGATGAAGGTCATCGTCAAATTCTTTCTGGTATTGCAGAGTGGTATCCGAATCCAGAAGCTTTGATCGGCAAAAAAGTTGTGATTGTTGCTAACTTAAAACCACGTAAAATGCGTGGAGAGGTCAGTCAAGGAATGATTTTATCTGCTGAAAAAGATGGGAAATTACAAATTATTGAAGCGCCAATTGAAGCACCAAATGGATCTGAAGTTGCTTAA
- a CDS encoding TatD family hydrolase: protein MLFDTHTHINAEEFDHEVPETVQRALENDVSKMAVVGFDTETIKKSLALSKEYKEIYSIIGWHPTESYLYTEEIEEKLYHQLQLPKVVAMGEMGLDYHWDTSPKNVQKDVFHRQMQIARELNMPISIHMRDSIEDTYEILKKEHVEDIGGIMHSFSGDTLWMERFLDLGMHISVSGVITFKNAPEVREVAKAAPFDKLLIETDAPYLAPMPYRGKRNEPAYVKFVAEEVAKQRGVSYEEVAQQTMQNANRLFRLA, encoded by the coding sequence ATGTTATTTGATACGCATACGCATATTAATGCAGAAGAATTTGATCATGAAGTTCCAGAAACTGTACAGCGCGCACTCGAAAACGATGTGAGCAAAATGGCTGTAGTAGGGTTTGATACTGAAACGATTAAAAAATCGTTAGCCTTAAGCAAGGAATATAAAGAAATTTATAGTATTATTGGCTGGCACCCTACTGAAAGCTATTTGTATACTGAAGAAATTGAAGAGAAATTGTACCATCAATTGCAATTGCCAAAAGTCGTGGCTATGGGAGAAATGGGTTTGGATTACCACTGGGATACTTCTCCAAAAAATGTTCAAAAGGATGTTTTTCATAGACAAATGCAAATTGCCAGAGAGTTAAACATGCCTATTAGTATTCATATGAGAGATTCAATTGAAGATACTTATGAGATACTGAAAAAGGAGCATGTTGAAGATATTGGCGGCATTATGCACAGTTTTAGTGGCGACACATTATGGATGGAACGTTTTTTAGACTTGGGCATGCACATTTCTGTAAGTGGCGTCATCACGTTTAAAAATGCGCCTGAAGTAAGAGAAGTAGCTAAAGCTGCTCCGTTTGATAAATTATTGATTGAAACGGATGCTCCTTACTTAGCTCCAATGCCTTACAGAGGAAAACGTAATGAACCAGCTTACGTGAAGTTTGTAGCAGAAGAAGTGGCTAAGCAAAGAGGCGTTAGTTATGAAGAAGTGGCTCAACAAACGATGCAAAATGCTAATCGCTTGTTTAGGTTAGCTTGA
- the rnmV gene encoding ribonuclease M5 yields MEKIKEVIVVEGRDDTRRVLESVEADTIETNGSAIDEETLKLIGKAHETRGVIVFTDPDFPGEKIRKIISQAIPGVKHAFLTKDEARAKGKGSLGIEHASPEAIRAALSKCYTETIAKESLISQELLMDAGLIMGPFARKRRTKLGEKLSIGYTNGKQLQKRLQMFQISPEEVVTVMQQILEEENDNT; encoded by the coding sequence ATGGAAAAAATAAAAGAAGTTATTGTTGTTGAAGGCCGTGATGATACAAGGCGTGTTTTGGAATCGGTTGAAGCAGACACTATTGAAACAAATGGTTCAGCTATTGACGAAGAAACGTTGAAATTGATAGGAAAAGCTCACGAAACAAGAGGCGTCATTGTCTTTACAGATCCGGATTTTCCGGGTGAAAAAATCCGGAAAATCATTTCACAAGCCATACCAGGAGTGAAACACGCTTTTTTGACAAAAGATGAGGCTAGAGCAAAGGGCAAAGGCAGCTTGGGTATTGAACATGCTTCACCTGAAGCTATACGCGCAGCACTATCAAAATGCTACACCGAAACCATAGCTAAAGAGTCGCTCATCTCACAAGAATTATTAATGGATGCTGGCTTGATTATGGGGCCTTTTGCTCGAAAGAGACGAACCAAATTGGGCGAAAAACTTAGTATTGGTTACACTAACGGAAAACAACTTCAAAAGAGATTGCAAATGTTTCAAATCTCACCTGAAGAAGTTGTAACAGTGATGCAACAAATTTTGGAGGAAGAAAATGACAACACATAA
- the rsmA gene encoding 16S rRNA (adenine(1518)-N(6)/adenine(1519)-N(6))-dimethyltransferase RsmA yields the protein MTTHKDIATPSRTKEIMEKYGFSVKKSLGQNFIVDPNILNNIVAASNIDKNTNVIEVGPGIGALTEHLARASKEVIAFEIDNRLLPVLADTLSPYDNVSIVHSDVLKINLQKTLPEMIDLDEPLVVVANLPYYITTPIIMHFLETPVRIDGLTIMMQKEVAERITAAPGSKAYGSLSIAIQYYMEAEVAFIVPKTVFVPQPNVDSAIIKLTRRATPSVTVKNEKSFFALVRSAFVQRRKTLWNNLLIRYGKEDSTREKLTQALEAASIDPKRRGETLSLEEFGRLSDAIDEIVLKED from the coding sequence ATGACAACACATAAAGATATCGCAACCCCATCAAGAACTAAAGAGATAATGGAAAAATATGGCTTCTCAGTAAAGAAAAGTTTAGGACAAAATTTTATTGTGGATCCTAACATTTTAAACAACATTGTAGCAGCTTCTAATATTGACAAAAACACAAATGTTATTGAAGTTGGTCCCGGTATAGGTGCTTTAACTGAACATCTTGCAAGAGCAAGTAAGGAAGTTATTGCTTTTGAAATTGATAATCGTTTATTACCAGTATTAGCGGATACCTTAAGCCCGTATGATAATGTTTCGATTGTTCATAGTGATGTATTGAAAATCAATTTACAAAAGACCTTACCAGAAATGATCGATTTAGATGAACCTTTAGTTGTGGTAGCTAATTTACCTTACTACATTACAACGCCTATTATTATGCATTTCTTAGAGACACCTGTTCGAATCGATGGGTTAACAATCATGATGCAAAAGGAAGTAGCCGAAAGAATAACAGCTGCTCCCGGTAGCAAAGCTTATGGATCATTGTCCATCGCTATCCAGTACTACATGGAAGCTGAAGTCGCTTTTATTGTTCCTAAGACAGTCTTTGTACCTCAACCAAATGTTGATTCTGCCATCATTAAGTTAACAAGAAGAGCGACACCAAGTGTAACGGTTAAGAATGAAAAGTCCTTTTTCGCACTTGTTCGTTCGGCTTTTGTGCAACGACGTAAAACACTTTGGAATAATTTATTAATCAGATATGGCAAAGAAGATTCCACTAGAGAAAAATTAACCCAAGCATTAGAAGCCGCAAGCATTGATCCAAAGCGTCGTGGGGAAACATTAAGCCTAGAAGAATTCGGCCGTTTATCAGATGCGATCGATGAGATTGTATTAAAAGAAGATTAA
- a CDS encoding Veg family protein: MPSTLADIKESLDDHLGKKIMLTAQAGRKKKTERKGILADTYHSVFVVELDQEENAFERVSYSYTDVLTQSVEIEFIEEEKRQLA; this comes from the coding sequence ATGCCAAGTACATTAGCAGACATTAAAGAAAGCTTAGATGATCATTTAGGTAAGAAGATTATGTTGACCGCGCAAGCTGGTCGTAAGAAAAAAACCGAACGCAAAGGTATTTTAGCAGACACATATCATTCAGTATTTGTAGTGGAGCTAGATCAAGAAGAAAATGCATTTGAACGTGTCTCATATAGTTATACAGATGTTTTAACTCAATCTGTAGAAATTGAATTTATTGAAGAAGAAAAACGCCAATTAGCTTAA
- a CDS encoding VOC family protein has product MGNIHHIELNVSDLESSIRFWGWFLEELGYQPFQVWDEGRSWKKDETYLVFVQTKEHFIAEGYHRGRTGLNHLAFQANSRQQVDNLAKKLEEKGIEILYKDQHPFAGGEQHYAVFFEDPDRIKVEFVAPLT; this is encoded by the coding sequence ATGGGGAATATTCATCATATAGAATTAAATGTTTCTGATTTAGAAAGCTCCATTCGTTTTTGGGGCTGGTTTTTAGAGGAATTAGGCTACCAGCCATTTCAAGTTTGGGATGAAGGAAGAAGCTGGAAAAAAGACGAAACGTATTTGGTGTTTGTTCAAACAAAAGAGCATTTTATTGCTGAAGGTTACCATAGAGGACGTACAGGTCTGAATCATTTAGCATTTCAGGCAAATTCCCGACAACAAGTAGACAATTTAGCAAAAAAACTAGAAGAAAAAGGTATTGAAATTTTGTATAAAGATCAACACCCATTTGCTGGCGGAGAGCAGCATTATGCAGTGTTTTTTGAAGATCCAGATAGAATTAAAGTGGAATTTGTAGCCCCTCTTACATAA
- the ispE gene encoding 4-(cytidine 5'-diphospho)-2-C-methyl-D-erythritol kinase, giving the protein MEIIEKAPAKINLSLDVLHKREDGYHEMKMVMTSVDLADRIVLKTIEEDRIVIHSTNGFLPLDQRNHAYKAAKLLKDTYNIEKGVDITIEKNIPIAAGLAGGSSDAAATLRGLNRLWDLKLTKDELATLGEKIGSDVPYCIYGGTAYATGRGEKIQQIQDIPQCWVVLVKPKKGISTWTVFENLSFDQLIHPEIPQMLTAIQDNDYSQMVDSTGNALETVSAVKQPDIKRIKKKMIEFGADAALMSGSGPTIYALCKKYSKAQRVYNGLKGFCNEVYLVRTLK; this is encoded by the coding sequence ATGGAGATCATAGAAAAGGCTCCTGCTAAAATTAATTTAAGCTTAGATGTTTTGCATAAAAGAGAAGATGGTTACCATGAAATGAAGATGGTAATGACTTCAGTTGATTTGGCAGATCGCATAGTGCTAAAAACAATTGAAGAAGATCGAATCGTTATTCACTCAACTAATGGCTTTTTACCATTAGACCAGCGAAATCATGCATATAAAGCTGCAAAACTGTTAAAGGATACCTATAATATCGAAAAAGGTGTCGATATTACTATAGAAAAGAACATTCCGATTGCTGCTGGTTTAGCCGGTGGTAGCAGTGATGCGGCTGCTACCTTAAGAGGACTGAATCGTTTGTGGGATTTAAAGTTAACAAAAGATGAGCTAGCTACTCTGGGAGAAAAAATCGGCTCAGATGTTCCCTATTGTATTTATGGTGGGACCGCGTATGCTACCGGTCGTGGAGAAAAAATTCAACAAATACAAGATATCCCTCAGTGCTGGGTAGTGCTAGTTAAACCTAAAAAAGGTATTTCGACTTGGACTGTTTTTGAAAATCTTTCTTTTGATCAGTTGATTCATCCGGAAATACCTCAAATGTTGACTGCTATTCAAGACAATGATTATAGCCAAATGGTTGATAGTACTGGTAATGCCTTGGAAACTGTATCAGCTGTAAAGCAACCCGATATTAAGCGAATCAAAAAGAAGATGATTGAGTTTGGAGCAGATGCTGCTTTGATGAGTGGAAGTGGTCCTACAATTTATGCTTTATGTAAAAAATATTCTAAAGCTCAGCGAGTTTATAATGGTTTAAAAGGATTCTGTAATGAGGTCTACTTAGTGCGAACACTAAAATAA
- a CDS encoding metal ABC transporter substrate-binding protein, translating into MRSMNKKKRIGLVTLASIVMMLVIGCGNQESTQPETDKLNVVTTFYPMYDFTKNVAGDEAEVTLLLEAGTDTHGYEPSAKEVAAISDADVFVYNSEEMEVWVSSVLESIDTENTVIVNASEGISLLESTEEDHHDENEEEGHHHEVDPHIWLDPVLAQEEITNIKEGLVAADPKNEEIYETNATQYNEKLQALDQEFTNAFSDATNRVFVTQHAAFAYLANRYDLEQVSIAGISTEEEPSPAKLAELQDYINANDIHYIYYAETSSSKIAETLANETGTELEILNPIEGITAEDQEKGTDYIQLMKNNLAALQKSIN; encoded by the coding sequence ATGCGTTCGATGAATAAGAAAAAGAGAATCGGGTTAGTGACCCTAGCATCTATAGTGATGATGCTAGTAATAGGGTGTGGAAATCAAGAAAGCACACAACCGGAAACAGATAAACTAAATGTGGTTACAACTTTCTATCCAATGTACGACTTTACAAAGAATGTTGCTGGAGATGAAGCTGAAGTAACATTATTATTAGAAGCTGGGACAGACACACATGGCTATGAACCGAGTGCAAAGGAAGTTGCAGCCATTTCAGATGCAGATGTATTTGTTTACAATAGTGAGGAAATGGAAGTCTGGGTTTCAAGCGTTTTAGAGAGTATAGATACAGAAAATACAGTGATCGTTAATGCAAGTGAAGGCATTTCTTTGTTGGAATCAACAGAAGAAGATCATCATGACGAAAATGAAGAAGAGGGCCATCACCATGAAGTGGATCCTCATATTTGGTTAGATCCTGTACTTGCGCAAGAGGAAATTACTAATATCAAAGAAGGATTGGTTGCTGCAGATCCAAAGAACGAAGAAATATATGAAACAAATGCAACACAATACAATGAAAAATTACAGGCATTGGATCAAGAATTTACTAATGCCTTTAGTGACGCGACGAACCGTGTTTTTGTGACTCAACATGCAGCTTTTGCATACTTAGCGAATCGCTATGATTTGGAACAAGTTTCAATTGCTGGAATCTCAACCGAAGAAGAACCAAGCCCCGCTAAGCTGGCTGAGTTACAAGATTATATAAATGCGAATGATATCCATTACATTTACTATGCAGAAACATCTTCTAGCAAAATTGCAGAAACACTCGCTAATGAGACAGGTACAGAGTTAGAAATTTTAAATCCAATTGAAGGCATCACAGCTGAGGATCAAGAAAAAGGAACAGACTATATTCAATTAATGAAAAATAATCTAGCTGCTCTTCAAAAAAGTATTAATTAA
- a CDS encoding metal ABC transporter ATP-binding protein, whose protein sequence is MHYVEVKDLSFYYDEEPVLENISFTVDPGEFVMLTGENGAAKSTLLRNILGLLQPTKGTAKISAVNRRNEPLAIGYIPQQVASFNAGFPSTVLELVRSGRYQRGKWFKRLDAEDHEHVERSLKSVGMWDLRHKKIGELSGGQKQRISLARIFATDPDLFVLDEPTTGMDLDSRTEFYELLKHNSEFHGKGILMVTHDHEDIKKYADRHIQLIRKEDSPWRCFSMDLCSEHSKLHS, encoded by the coding sequence ATGCATTACGTTGAAGTAAAGGACTTATCTTTTTATTATGATGAAGAACCGGTTTTAGAAAACATTTCTTTTACGGTTGATCCTGGCGAATTTGTTATGCTAACAGGAGAAAATGGCGCGGCAAAATCTACGTTATTGCGTAACATTTTAGGTTTGCTTCAACCAACGAAAGGAACGGCTAAGATTTCTGCTGTAAATAGAAGAAATGAACCTTTAGCAATTGGATATATTCCGCAACAAGTGGCCTCGTTTAATGCTGGTTTTCCTAGTACAGTATTGGAGTTGGTTCGATCTGGTCGTTACCAAAGAGGAAAATGGTTCAAACGTTTAGATGCAGAAGATCACGAACATGTTGAACGTTCATTGAAGTCAGTAGGTATGTGGGATTTACGCCATAAAAAAATTGGGGAACTTTCTGGGGGGCAAAAGCAGCGTATTTCGCTAGCCCGTATTTTTGCTACAGATCCAGATTTGTTTGTTTTAGATGAACCCACTACAGGTATGGATCTAGATTCCAGAACAGAGTTTTATGAATTGTTAAAACACAATAGTGAATTTCATGGAAAAGGCATTTTAATGGTAACACATGATCATGAAGATATTAAAAAATATGCGGATAGACATATTCAGCTTATCCGAAAGGAGGATTCACCATGGAGATGTTTTTCTATGGATTTATGCAGCGAGCATTCCAAGCTGCATTCTTGA
- a CDS encoding metal ABC transporter permease, with amino-acid sequence MEMFFYGFMQRAFQAAFLIAIIAPILGLFLVLRRQSLMADTLSHISLAGIALGLFLNINPTFMTLVVVVIAAVIIEYLSMLYKSYSEISIAILMSAGMSVALVLMSLSSGGSTTTIQQYLFGSIVTISQQQIYLLVALFVIVVGLFLVFRRPMYVLTFDEDTAFTAGLPARTMSILFNVITGVTIAVVMPIAGALLVSAIMILPAAIAMRISKSFYWVIIVGILVGIVGMFSGLTVSYQWGTPPGATITLVFIVIFILTTGTMKIVQQMKYKKSRS; translated from the coding sequence ATGGAGATGTTTTTCTATGGATTTATGCAGCGAGCATTCCAAGCTGCATTCTTGATCGCCATTATTGCCCCTATTCTAGGATTGTTTTTAGTTCTTAGAAGACAATCATTGATGGCAGATACGTTATCACATATTTCTTTAGCCGGAATTGCGTTGGGGTTATTCTTAAATATAAATCCAACCTTTATGACTTTAGTCGTCGTAGTGATTGCAGCTGTGATTATTGAGTATCTAAGCATGCTGTACAAATCTTATTCGGAAATTTCTATCGCTATCTTAATGTCGGCTGGAATGTCTGTAGCACTTGTTTTAATGAGTTTGAGTAGTGGTGGATCCACGACTACTATTCAACAATACTTATTTGGTTCAATTGTGACAATCAGTCAACAACAGATATACTTGTTAGTGGCCTTATTTGTAATTGTTGTTGGATTGTTTTTAGTCTTTCGTAGACCAATGTATGTATTAACGTTTGATGAAGATACTGCTTTTACAGCTGGTCTGCCGGCACGGACGATGTCGATTCTTTTTAATGTGATCACGGGAGTTACTATTGCAGTAGTTATGCCTATTGCAGGAGCATTACTGGTATCAGCTATTATGATTCTGCCAGCGGCTATTGCTATGCGCATCAGTAAAAGTTTTTATTGGGTTATTATTGTAGGCATTCTTGTAGGTATCGTAGGAATGTTTTCAGGGTTAACAGTCTCCTATCAATGGGGTACTCCGCCAGGTGCGACGATTACCTTAGTATTTATTGTTATTTTTATCCTTACAACAGGGACAATGAAAATCGTGCAGCAGATGAAATACAAAAAAAGCCGTTCTTAA
- the purR gene encoding pur operon repressor, translating into MKIKRSERLIDITRYMLERPHTLVPLTYFANRYDSAKSSISEDLSIVKKTFRERGTGTLETVPGAAGGVRYIPEIAEDEAEEFAKEMCERLSESDRLLPGGYVYLSDLLGQPSVLRQVGKIIATKYLEQPIDAVMTVATKGVPIAQAVSTYLNVPFVIVRRDSKITEGSTVSVNYVSGSSDRVEKMELSKRSLRRGSRVLIVDDFMKGGGTVNGMKSLIEEFEAELVGITVFAESTFSGNRMVDEYTSLLCVDEVNVREKTIHVRPGNYFTN; encoded by the coding sequence ATGAAAATAAAAAGAAGTGAACGATTGATCGACATAACGCGTTACATGTTGGAGCGACCGCATACGTTAGTGCCACTTACCTATTTTGCGAACCGTTATGACTCTGCTAAATCTTCTATTAGTGAAGATTTAAGTATCGTGAAAAAAACATTTAGAGAACGAGGCACAGGAACTCTGGAAACAGTACCTGGAGCAGCAGGAGGGGTACGTTACATACCCGAAATTGCAGAAGATGAAGCTGAAGAATTTGCAAAAGAAATGTGTGAACGTTTATCTGAATCAGATCGGTTACTACCAGGTGGGTATGTTTATTTATCTGATTTACTTGGACAGCCAAGTGTTTTACGTCAAGTCGGGAAAATTATTGCAACGAAGTATTTAGAACAACCTATTGATGCTGTAATGACAGTAGCTACAAAAGGGGTTCCAATTGCTCAAGCAGTTTCAACGTACTTGAATGTGCCATTTGTTATTGTTCGTAGGGACTCTAAAATAACAGAAGGTTCTACTGTAAGTGTGAATTATGTTTCTGGATCGTCTGATCGTGTTGAAAAAATGGAATTATCTAAACGTAGCTTGCGACGTGGATCTCGAGTATTAATTGTAGATGATTTCATGAAAGGCGGCGGTACCGTTAACGGTATGAAGAGCTTGATTGAAGAATTTGAAGCAGAGCTGGTAGGCATCACAGTTTTTGCTGAGTCTACCTTTAGCGGCAATAGAATGGTAGATGAGTATACATCTCTGTTATGTGTAGATGAAGTGAACGTTCGTGAAAAAACAATTCATGTACGACCAGGAAATTATTTTACTAACTAA
- the glmU gene encoding bifunctional UDP-N-acetylglucosamine diphosphorylase/glucosamine-1-phosphate N-acetyltransferase GlmU, whose protein sequence is MAQRYAVILAAGQGSRMKSKLYKVLHPVAGKPMVGHVVSQVEAVGADKIVTIVGVGAEKVKDYLGSRSEYAIQSEQLGTGHAVIQAEELLKDKEGTTLVICGDTPLLTAETLTHLFDNHQEQGAKATILTAHAENPTGYGRVIRNELGNVEKIVEQKDASPEELQVQEINTGTYCFDNQLLFEALKQVGNNNVQGEYYLPDVIEILKKQGYVVSAYKMDNEEEALGVNDRIALAEATKLMRNRINKTHMQNGVTFIDPATTYIDSEVEIGSDTLIEAGVSLKGTTTIGEDCFVGSNSEISNSKIGNNVRITSSTIKDSEMSANSNIGPYSHLRPNSKIGDSVHIGNFVEVKNATIAENTKVGHLTYIGDADLGKNINIGCGTIFVNYDGKNKHRTTVGDNVFVGCNANLVAPLTIEENVYIAAGSTITKDVPTESLAIARALQENKPNYFDRLPH, encoded by the coding sequence ATGGCACAACGTTATGCAGTGATATTAGCAGCAGGACAAGGTTCAAGAATGAAATCTAAATTATACAAAGTGTTACACCCAGTTGCGGGTAAACCAATGGTTGGACATGTAGTGAGTCAAGTTGAAGCTGTAGGTGCAGATAAAATTGTAACGATTGTTGGAGTGGGCGCTGAGAAAGTAAAAGATTATCTTGGTTCACGTTCTGAGTATGCTATTCAGTCTGAACAATTGGGAACAGGACATGCTGTTATACAAGCTGAAGAACTGTTAAAAGATAAAGAAGGAACGACGTTGGTTATTTGTGGGGATACACCGCTTCTAACTGCTGAAACCTTAACGCATTTGTTTGATAATCACCAAGAACAAGGAGCGAAAGCAACAATTTTAACGGCACATGCAGAAAATCCTACTGGATATGGTCGAGTTATTCGTAATGAACTAGGAAATGTCGAAAAAATAGTGGAACAAAAAGATGCAAGTCCAGAAGAATTACAAGTACAAGAAATCAATACTGGAACCTATTGCTTTGACAATCAATTGTTATTTGAAGCTCTTAAACAAGTTGGGAATAATAATGTTCAAGGGGAGTACTACTTACCAGATGTAATTGAAATATTAAAAAAACAAGGATACGTCGTTTCAGCTTATAAAATGGATAATGAAGAAGAAGCGTTAGGTGTAAATGATCGGATTGCTTTAGCTGAAGCAACAAAATTGATGAGAAATCGTATCAATAAAACACATATGCAAAATGGCGTTACCTTTATTGATCCAGCAACAACGTATATTGATAGCGAAGTAGAAATTGGTTCGGATACGCTTATTGAAGCAGGTGTCAGTCTTAAAGGGACTACCACTATTGGAGAAGATTGTTTTGTTGGTTCAAATTCTGAAATTTCAAATAGCAAAATCGGTAACAATGTTCGTATAACAAGTTCCACTATTAAAGATTCTGAGATGTCTGCTAACAGCAACATAGGACCTTACAGTCACTTGCGTCCAAATAGCAAAATTGGAGATTCAGTTCATATTGGAAACTTTGTTGAAGTCAAAAACGCAACAATTGCGGAAAATACTAAAGTAGGACATTTAACGTATATTGGTGATGCTGATTTAGGGAAAAATATTAACATAGGTTGCGGTACTATTTTTGTTAATTATGATGGGAAAAATAAACACCGTACAACTGTTGGAGATAATGTATTTGTAGGCTGTAACGCTAACTTGGTTGCACCCCTAACAATTGAAGAAAATGTTTACATTGCTGCGGGTTCAACTATAACTAAAGATGTACCTACTGAATCACTTGCGATTGCAAGGGCTCTTCAAGAGAATAAGCCAAACTATTTTGACCGTTTGCCACATTAA